Below is a genomic region from Longimicrobium sp..
ATCCCGTCTCGGTAAAAGAGTTTCACGCAGAGGTCGCAGAGGGTACGGAGAGGACGCAGAGGCGCTTGCATGCCCTCTGCGTCCTCGCTGTCTTCTCTGCGCCCTCTGCGTGAAATGCAGTTTCTGCTTTATCGAGGCGTCACCCTGCTGAGTGGTACCCCCCGGCTCCTCACCGGACCAGGTGGAAGCGCTCCTGGCGCGCGAGCACCCAGCGGCGGGTGCCGTCGGCGTCGATCCAGGCCTCTTCCTCCAGCGCCATCCGCACCGGCTGGCCGCCCCACTCGGCCACCGGCGTGGTCGCCTGCAGCTCGATGGAGAACCAGCTGTTCGGCACCAGCGTCACCTCGCCGCGTCCCTCCACCCCGTCCTGCCGGTCCCACAGCCCGATCAGCGGCCCCGCACCGTGCCCGTGGTCGCCGACGGGGTGCGTGTACACGGTCCCGTCGATCCCCTCCGCCCGCATCCGCTCACGCGTGGCGCGCAGCACGGCGTTGCCCGTGGCGCCGGGGCGCATCTCTTCCAGGAGCAGGTCCTGCAGGCGGTTGGCCCGGCGCAGCGCCGCGTACAGCCCGGCGGGCGCATCGGTTTCGCCCTCGCGAAGCACGTAGCCCATGTGCTGCGTGTCGGTGTTCAGCCCCAGCGCCGTCACGCCGAAGTCGGTGTGCAGCACGTCGCCGCGGCGGATCACCGGGTCCGCCGAGTCGCCCATCTCCACGCCAGCCCTCTGCACCGTCACCGAGGGCTGGAACCACGTCCCCAACCCCAGCTCCACCAGGCGCTGCCGCATCCACCAGACGACATCCTCCGTGCGCGTTTCGCCTGGCTTCACCACTTGGCTGGAGAACGCGGTTCGGATGATGTCGTGCGCCACCTGCTGCATCCGCAC
It encodes:
- a CDS encoding M24 family metallopeptidase — protein: TTMAARRRTIYVFCDRGAERGVERIAIGGSPQGGLYRVVRDPQAALGTAGPTVRPAEPYGTDQWRLLPPLVEACDPATIAVNISHTHAFSDGLTAGEWEQLREALPARYRDRVVRREMLALRYIEERPPEMMPSYVRMQQVAHDIIRTAFSSQVVKPGETRTEDVVWWMRQRLVELGLGTWFQPSVTVQRAGVEMGDSADPVIRRGDVLHTDFGVTALGLNTDTQHMGYVLREGETDAPAGLYAALRRANRLQDLLLEEMRPGATGNAVLRATRERMRAEGIDGTVYTHPVGDHGHGAGPLIGLWDRQDGVEGRGEVTLVPNSWFSIELQATTPVAEWGGQPVRMALEEEAWIDADGTRRWVLARQERFHLVR